One genomic window of Myxococcales bacterium includes the following:
- a CDS encoding PQQ-like beta-propeller repeat protein, whose translation MRSFEIFVDQGSSAEHAPRGEASLAERRGGAPRGPAPREVLDIFIQGTNVTASVNERNAVSVLRDLASALTPLLASHRGKAIVRFYDDSWELAIERFGPTALLSVYRAGGDPKVLVHERPVAFSEVRASVLDALANAAGAGAAGSMRSRAPELETVRRSLADTEDLGADSDLPLPRPTPVVIELDRDAPISFAAEFLLREGARGAAPSSVERADLHALLFRGRMRAEIRGRAVDLGEAAPFLVAERLVELARGALASWERGQGFHVRANAGGLLVGLRASCDADGREVAALVLGSAELSSRERALYTFPNLGVSDVVEAALSFGRAVVRAVVRRDRSQSMNLRLSAFRRQVRELEGALREVKRSDSFVNRAPESYRAFAEGAARPRSEAVPPARLRYTPKWRAQIAGIDLRGTFLCGDRLIVGSVHELSCLDRATGEVLWRAPAARATSVVTPAGIARVASDGEVTVHDFGNGDVALRTWIAPRGAGPQAGCVVSAPGLPRLLILSEGERHLVALDLLTGEPRWRYAWGKSSGALRLKRSGKLLYVATGDTALTALDVSTGSVVWRVRDRLRFCAAPTVDQHGLYAVAGAAHGPGQLAIVDPFSGEVRVSHALTGTVTVEGSPLVASDAVVLALRERDGLRLVGLDRATGKPRFDTKNAVAPVGTSWLAVDDLVIGNTPTGELLAVESAGGRVRYRQELGRANEADAPRRLEPVLRSGALFVPHIDVHVFRPQDGARLGTVGPCEAIPDLLRVDEKCDAYIAEESGHLAAFGSGARLSLVR comes from the coding sequence ATGCGAAGCTTCGAGATATTCGTCGACCAGGGTTCCTCCGCCGAGCACGCGCCGCGCGGAGAGGCGTCGCTCGCGGAGCGGCGGGGCGGCGCCCCGCGTGGGCCGGCCCCGCGCGAGGTCCTCGACATCTTCATCCAGGGCACGAACGTGACCGCGAGCGTCAACGAGCGCAACGCCGTGAGTGTCCTCCGAGACCTCGCGAGCGCGCTGACGCCGCTGCTCGCGAGCCACCGAGGCAAGGCGATCGTGCGCTTCTACGACGACTCATGGGAGCTCGCGATCGAGCGCTTCGGCCCGACGGCGCTGCTCAGCGTCTACCGGGCGGGCGGCGATCCGAAGGTGCTCGTGCACGAGCGCCCGGTGGCGTTCAGCGAGGTTCGCGCCAGCGTCCTCGACGCGCTCGCGAACGCGGCGGGCGCCGGCGCGGCGGGCTCGATGCGCTCGCGGGCCCCGGAGCTCGAGACGGTGCGTCGCTCGCTGGCCGACACCGAAGACCTCGGCGCGGACAGCGACCTGCCCCTCCCTCGCCCCACGCCGGTCGTCATCGAGCTCGACCGCGACGCGCCGATCTCCTTCGCCGCCGAGTTCCTCCTGCGGGAGGGCGCGCGCGGCGCCGCGCCGTCCAGCGTCGAGCGCGCCGATCTCCACGCGCTGCTCTTCCGCGGCCGCATGCGGGCCGAGATCCGCGGGCGCGCGGTCGACCTCGGTGAGGCCGCGCCCTTCCTCGTGGCAGAGCGCCTCGTCGAGCTCGCGCGCGGCGCCCTCGCCTCGTGGGAGCGAGGCCAGGGCTTCCACGTCCGCGCCAACGCGGGCGGCCTGCTGGTCGGGCTGCGCGCGAGCTGCGACGCGGACGGCAGAGAAGTCGCCGCGCTGGTGCTCGGCAGCGCCGAGCTCTCGAGCCGTGAGCGTGCACTCTACACGTTTCCGAACCTGGGCGTGTCCGACGTGGTCGAGGCGGCGCTCTCGTTCGGTCGCGCCGTCGTGCGCGCCGTCGTGCGCCGCGATCGCTCGCAGTCGATGAACCTGCGGCTCTCGGCGTTCCGCCGCCAGGTCCGCGAGCTCGAGGGCGCGCTCCGCGAGGTGAAGCGCTCCGACTCCTTCGTGAACCGCGCGCCGGAGTCGTACCGCGCCTTCGCCGAGGGCGCCGCGCGACCGCGCAGCGAGGCGGTGCCGCCTGCGCGCCTCCGCTACACACCCAAGTGGCGCGCGCAGATCGCCGGCATCGATCTCCGGGGGACGTTCCTCTGCGGCGACCGCCTCATCGTGGGCTCGGTCCACGAGCTCTCGTGCCTCGACCGCGCGACCGGCGAGGTCCTCTGGCGCGCCCCCGCCGCCCGAGCCACGAGCGTAGTGACGCCCGCGGGCATCGCCCGGGTGGCCAGCGACGGCGAGGTGACGGTCCACGACTTCGGCAACGGCGACGTCGCGCTCCGCACGTGGATCGCGCCGCGCGGCGCAGGCCCCCAGGCGGGCTGCGTCGTGAGCGCGCCGGGCCTCCCGCGCCTGCTCATCTTGTCCGAGGGCGAGCGGCACCTCGTCGCCCTCGATCTCCTGACGGGCGAGCCTCGCTGGCGCTACGCGTGGGGCAAGAGCTCGGGCGCGCTGCGCCTGAAGCGTTCGGGCAAGCTCCTCTACGTGGCCACGGGCGACACCGCGCTGACGGCGCTCGACGTCTCCACGGGCTCGGTCGTCTGGCGCGTGCGCGACAGGCTCCGCTTCTGCGCCGCCCCCACGGTCGACCAGCACGGCCTCTACGCCGTCGCGGGCGCCGCGCACGGGCCCGGGCAGCTCGCCATCGTCGATCCCTTCTCGGGCGAGGTGCGCGTGTCGCACGCGCTCACGGGCACCGTGACGGTCGAGGGGAGCCCCCTCGTCGCCAGCGACGCTGTCGTCCTCGCGCTCCGCGAGCGCGACGGCCTCCGCCTCGTGGGCCTCGACCGCGCCACCGGCAAGCCGCGCTTCGACACGAAGAACGCCGTAGCGCCGGTGGGCACGTCGTGGCTGGCGGTCGACGATCTCGTCATCGGCAACACGCCGACGGGCGAGCTGCTCGCCGTCGAGTCCGCGGGAGGGCGCGTTCGCTATCGTCAGGAGCTCGGGCGCGCGAACGAGGCCGACGCGCCGAGGCGCCTCGAGCCCGTGCTCCGCTCGGGCGCGCTCTTCGTGCCGCACATTGACGTACATGTATTCCGCCCTCAGGACGGCGCGCGCCTCGGCACGGTGGGCCCGTGCGAGGCCATCCCGGACCTCCTGCGCGTCGACGAGAAGTGCGACGCGTACATCGCGGAGGAGAGCGGCCACCTCGCCGCGTTCGGGTCCGGCGCCCGCCTCTCGCTGGTCCGCTGA
- a CDS encoding sigma-70 family RNA polymerase sigma factor gives MTTRATLALAPMSTPGSPARPAHPLEDPRFREALTRMVRRRVPESDAEDIVQTAIAEALVAGKRDDEPDALRRWVWGVARHKVVDHFRRRRRLTDELPDVAGEDAGQGELDLLRWARRELPEGENAEETLRWMLREAEGETLETIAEESNLPAPRVRKRVSRLREHFRARWSGQAAALLALGVVVVVLVVVALRRRSDDIAKDVPAPSVSAPTPGPREVAEQKRRAAFERCGAGAYRPCLDLFDEAKGLDPAGDEAEAVQRARKAATDALAPPVAPVPTASASPIPTGDASPKWAPQKMAPEPSARPTPTPVPTEAPLMKPTAPPAPKAPSKKAAFDPSGGMSK, from the coding sequence ATGACGACTCGTGCGACACTCGCCCTCGCCCCGATGTCGACCCCCGGCTCCCCAGCGCGCCCCGCGCACCCCCTCGAAGACCCGCGCTTCCGCGAGGCGCTCACGCGCATGGTCCGGCGGCGCGTGCCCGAGAGTGACGCGGAGGACATCGTGCAGACCGCGATCGCCGAGGCGCTCGTGGCCGGCAAGCGCGACGACGAGCCCGACGCCCTCCGTCGCTGGGTGTGGGGCGTCGCGCGCCACAAGGTGGTGGACCACTTCCGTCGCCGCCGGCGTCTGACCGACGAGCTGCCCGACGTCGCCGGCGAGGACGCGGGCCAGGGCGAGCTCGATCTCCTGCGGTGGGCGCGCCGCGAGCTCCCCGAGGGCGAGAACGCCGAGGAGACCCTGCGGTGGATGCTGCGGGAGGCGGAAGGCGAGACCCTGGAGACGATCGCGGAGGAGTCGAACCTCCCGGCGCCGCGCGTGCGAAAGCGCGTGAGCCGGCTGCGCGAGCACTTTCGCGCGCGGTGGAGCGGCCAGGCGGCGGCGCTGCTGGCCCTCGGCGTGGTCGTCGTGGTGCTCGTGGTGGTGGCCCTCCGTCGGCGCAGCGACGACATCGCCAAGGACGTCCCGGCGCCGAGCGTGAGCGCGCCGACCCCCGGCCCGCGCGAGGTCGCCGAGCAGAAGCGACGCGCGGCCTTCGAGCGTTGCGGGGCGGGCGCGTACCGGCCCTGCCTCGACCTCTTCGACGAGGCGAAGGGCCTCGACCCCGCGGGCGACGAGGCCGAGGCCGTGCAGCGCGCGCGCAAGGCCGCGACCGACGCGCTCGCGCCCCCCGTCGCGCCGGTCCCGACGGCGTCGGCCAGCCCGATCCCCACGGGCGACGCCTCTCCGAAATGGGCCCCGCAGAAGATGGCGCCCGAGCCGAGCGCGCGCCCGACGCCGACGCCGGTCCCCACCGAGGCGCCGCTCATGAAGCCGACCGCTCCGCCCGCGCCGAAGGCGCCGAGCAAGAAGGCCGCGTTCGATCCCTCGGGCGGGATGTCGAAGTAG
- the greB gene encoding transcription elongation factor GreB codes for MSKAFTKEPDADDDDPADAEPAPRGPSYITPEGQRRLRDELERLWHGERPKVTADVQAAAAQGDRSENAEYIYGKKRLREIDRRIRFLSKRLDVLRVVDPGASLASRDDGRVFFGAWVTVEDEDGARATYRIVGPDEIDLARRHISVASPVAKALLGKREGDTTLVARPKGTVELTVLRVSYEADPADPAAPR; via the coding sequence GTGTCCAAGGCCTTCACGAAGGAGCCGGACGCCGACGACGACGATCCGGCCGACGCCGAGCCCGCGCCGCGAGGGCCGAGCTACATCACCCCGGAGGGCCAGCGCCGCCTCCGCGACGAGCTCGAGCGGCTGTGGCACGGCGAGCGCCCCAAGGTCACGGCCGACGTCCAGGCGGCCGCGGCGCAGGGCGATCGCTCGGAGAATGCAGAGTACATCTATGGCAAGAAGCGCCTCCGCGAGATCGATCGCCGCATCCGCTTCCTCTCGAAGCGGCTCGACGTGCTGCGCGTGGTCGACCCGGGCGCGAGCCTCGCGAGCCGCGACGACGGGCGGGTCTTCTTCGGCGCGTGGGTCACGGTCGAAGACGAGGACGGCGCCCGGGCGACGTACCGCATCGTCGGGCCCGACGAGATCGACCTCGCCCGTCGACACATCAGCGTCGCCTCGCCGGTCGCCAAGGCGCTGCTCGGCAAGCGGGAGGGGGACACGACCCTCGTCGCGCGCCCGAAGGGGACAGTGGAGCTCACGGTGCTCCGCGTGAGCTACGAGGCCGACCCCGCGGACCCAGCCGCGCCGCGGTAG